One Curtobacterium sp. MCLR17_032 genomic window carries:
- a CDS encoding HAMP domain-containing sensor histidine kinase has protein sequence MTEQPRRLTIRLRLTLTYTALILLTGGAMLATVFAVLAIVPGYAFTAGPFPYGTTHDLYTINGRDDVLRLFLIVSLPALLVIGGVGGVVSWFVAGRLLQPLRQIAATAERLDDRNLDARIAVDGPHDEIRDVADTVNAMLDRLEASFTSRSRFTANASHELRTPLASMKTMLQVALRSDHPPETARTLDRLHTTVDQMTSITAALLELARGDSDLTARPIALRNEVASALRTVDAELVARRLRVSVHLDDAVVPGEPVLVRQLVVNLVRNAVVHNVPGGTIDINVTAQPDVRLTVANDGRRITAAEAATLTEPFRRLDRTRSEGSGFGLGLALVQKVATAHGATLDLTPRSDGGLLAVVAFPAVDDDRQRDRDRD, from the coding sequence GTGACCGAGCAGCCTCGACGGCTGACGATCCGGCTCCGTCTGACGCTCACCTACACGGCACTCATCCTGCTCACCGGCGGGGCGATGCTCGCCACGGTGTTCGCGGTGCTGGCGATCGTGCCCGGGTACGCGTTCACCGCCGGCCCGTTCCCCTACGGCACGACCCACGACCTCTACACGATCAACGGACGCGACGACGTGTTGCGGCTGTTCCTCATCGTCTCCCTGCCGGCGCTGCTCGTCATCGGCGGCGTCGGGGGTGTCGTGAGCTGGTTCGTCGCCGGCCGACTGCTGCAGCCGCTCCGGCAGATCGCCGCCACCGCCGAACGACTCGACGACCGGAACCTCGACGCGCGCATCGCGGTCGACGGACCCCACGACGAGATCCGGGACGTGGCCGACACGGTGAACGCGATGCTCGACCGACTCGAGGCCTCCTTCACCAGCCGGTCCCGGTTCACCGCGAACGCGTCCCATGAACTCCGCACCCCGCTGGCGAGCATGAAGACGATGCTGCAGGTGGCGCTCCGGTCGGACCACCCGCCCGAGACCGCCCGGACCCTCGATCGGCTGCACACCACGGTCGACCAGATGACCTCGATCACCGCTGCGCTCCTCGAGCTCGCACGCGGCGACTCCGACCTGACGGCTCGACCGATCGCACTGCGGAACGAGGTGGCGTCCGCCCTCCGGACCGTGGACGCCGAGCTCGTCGCCCGCCGTCTCCGTGTGTCGGTGCACCTCGACGACGCGGTCGTCCCCGGTGAACCGGTCCTCGTCCGGCAGCTCGTCGTGAACCTCGTCCGGAACGCCGTCGTGCACAACGTCCCGGGCGGCACGATCGACATCAACGTCACCGCGCAGCCCGACGTGCGGTTGACCGTGGCGAACGACGGCCGACGGATCACCGCTGCCGAGGCGGCCACGCTGACCGAACCGTTCCGTCGACTCGACCGCACCCGCAGCGAGGGCAGCGGCTTCGGACTCGGACTCGCGCTCGTCCAGAAGGTCGCGACCGCACACGGCGCGACCCTGGACCTCACGCCACGGAGCGACGGCGGCCTGCTGGCCGTCGTGGCCTTCCCGGCCGTGGACGACGACCGGCAGCGCGACCGCGACCGCGACTAG
- a CDS encoding acyltransferase, which yields MPATVRPTAADPALVTPLLPSLTGLRWVAAFVVFAYHVRNLGYFSGRAQGLLSDTMGAGATGVSLFFVLSGFVLAWAHRPGTRPTTFWWRRVARVYPLHFVGVVLAVVVAHVLMPSIVTTSSKALLANFLLVSSWHGPWWQAGNPVSWSLVCEAFFYLVFPLLIRVLHGARAGVLWAAVALSVLSVVVVPHLVAVLPGQLSAANWPLARLPEFVLGVTVACLIRSGSWRGPGVAASAVVAVAGFVAADRYPASPFALNGCTLIGFTLLIAALARADVAGVRTVLSSRPLVALGERSFAFYLVHLLVIDTLGALWPVADPRPAIGGLALTVLALAVALLVAAVLHRLVERPARTALLAVPGLFAPSRVSVVTR from the coding sequence GTGCCAGCCACGGTCCGTCCCACCGCCGCCGACCCGGCCCTGGTGACGCCGCTGCTGCCGTCGCTCACCGGCCTCCGGTGGGTGGCCGCGTTCGTCGTCTTCGCGTACCACGTGCGGAACCTGGGCTACTTCTCCGGACGTGCCCAGGGCCTCCTGTCCGACACGATGGGTGCCGGCGCCACCGGCGTGTCCCTGTTCTTCGTCCTGTCCGGGTTCGTCCTCGCCTGGGCGCACAGACCCGGAACGCGGCCGACGACGTTCTGGTGGCGCCGCGTCGCCCGCGTCTACCCGCTGCACTTCGTCGGCGTGGTCCTGGCCGTCGTGGTCGCGCACGTCCTCATGCCGAGCATCGTCACGACGTCGTCGAAGGCGCTCCTGGCGAACTTCCTGCTGGTGAGTTCCTGGCACGGGCCCTGGTGGCAGGCGGGCAACCCGGTGTCGTGGTCGCTGGTCTGTGAGGCGTTCTTCTACCTGGTCTTCCCCCTGCTGATCCGGGTCCTGCACGGGGCGCGAGCCGGGGTGCTCTGGGCTGCCGTGGCGCTGTCGGTGCTGTCGGTCGTCGTCGTGCCGCATCTGGTCGCCGTCCTGCCCGGCCAGCTGTCCGCGGCGAACTGGCCGCTGGCCCGGCTGCCCGAGTTCGTGCTCGGTGTGACGGTCGCGTGCCTGATCCGGTCCGGCTCATGGCGTGGACCGGGCGTGGCGGCCTCGGCGGTCGTCGCGGTCGCGGGCTTCGTCGCAGCCGACCGGTACCCGGCGTCACCGTTCGCCCTGAACGGCTGCACCCTGATCGGGTTCACGCTGCTGATCGCCGCCCTCGCCCGCGCCGACGTCGCCGGCGTCCGGACCGTCCTGTCGTCGCGGCCGCTCGTGGCCCTCGGTGAACGGTCCTTCGCGTTCTACCTCGTCCACCTGCTCGTCATCGACACGCTCGGCGCGCTCTGGCCGGTCGCCGATCCGCGCCCGGCGATCGGCGGGCTGGCACTCACCGTCCTGGCGCTGGCCGTCGCGCTGCTGGTCGCGGCCGTGCTCCACCGACTGGTGGAACGGCCCGCACGCACGGCACTGCTGGCGGTCCCCGGGCTGTTCGCTCCGTCCAGGGTGTCGGTGGTGACGCGGTGA
- a CDS encoding MerR family transcriptional regulator, whose translation MRISDLAREAATPLTAVKYYQREGLLPAGEKTAPNQTAYDRRHVERVRLVRALLETGGLSVAVTKQVLAVLDTDDAPLAEVFEVAQYSMTAPRSPEAAASREARDRIADRVTAAGWAATTDNPGHEIAARALDGLATIGFDAPDDYLDAYLTAAATAARADVAALQSRDGRDAIAELMVVGTVLGDPLFAGLRRIAHEDATHDLFPVPAAPATITTSATSAGTTANSGSAERR comes from the coding sequence GTGCGAATATCTGATCTTGCCCGAGAGGCCGCGACACCGCTGACCGCCGTCAAGTACTACCAGCGCGAAGGACTGCTCCCCGCCGGCGAGAAGACCGCCCCGAACCAGACCGCGTACGACCGGCGGCACGTCGAGCGGGTCCGCCTGGTCCGCGCGCTGCTCGAGACCGGCGGCCTGTCGGTCGCCGTCACCAAGCAGGTGCTCGCCGTCCTCGACACCGACGACGCCCCTCTCGCGGAGGTCTTCGAGGTGGCCCAGTACTCGATGACCGCACCTCGGTCACCGGAGGCTGCCGCGAGCCGGGAGGCCCGTGACCGCATCGCAGACCGGGTCACCGCTGCCGGGTGGGCCGCCACGACCGACAACCCCGGTCACGAGATCGCAGCACGGGCGCTGGACGGCCTCGCCACCATCGGCTTCGACGCCCCGGACGACTACCTCGACGCCTACCTGACCGCGGCCGCCACCGCGGCCCGTGCCGACGTCGCCGCGCTGCAGAGCCGGGACGGCCGCGACGCGATCGCCGAGCTCATGGTCGTGGGCACCGTGCTGGGCGATCCGCTGTTCGCCGGACTCCGGCGCATCGCCCACGAGGACGCGACCCACGACCTGTTCCCCGTCCCGGCAGCGCCCGCGACCATCACGACCAGCGCGACCAGCGCCGGGACCACCGCCAACAGTGGGTCAGCGGAGCGACGATGA
- a CDS encoding DUF4259 domain-containing protein codes for MGTWSAEPVGNDSAADFVGDLEDERGWAVVEAALTAATDAGPEIDSDVAELALAAAEVVAHGVGRPTQDDAYTASIAQFVERAGKPDEALVSLAAQAVTAAGSPDGELAELWDDAGSDDLAEWRESITRLTASLSADR; via the coding sequence ATGGGGACCTGGAGTGCAGAACCGGTGGGCAACGACTCGGCAGCCGACTTCGTCGGTGATCTCGAGGACGAGCGCGGGTGGGCCGTCGTGGAGGCGGCACTCACCGCGGCGACGGACGCGGGACCCGAGATCGACAGCGATGTGGCCGAACTCGCCCTCGCCGCCGCCGAGGTCGTCGCGCACGGGGTCGGACGCCCGACCCAGGACGACGCTTACACCGCGAGCATCGCGCAGTTCGTCGAGCGGGCCGGCAAGCCGGACGAGGCGCTCGTCAGCCTCGCCGCGCAGGCCGTCACCGCGGCAGGGAGCCCGGACGGTGAACTCGCCGAACTCTGGGACGACGCCGGGTCGGACGACCTCGCCGAGTGGCGCGAGTCGATCACCCGCCTGACCGCGAGCCTCAGCGCCGACCGGTAG
- a CDS encoding class I SAM-dependent methyltransferase yields the protein MGTSVEAAYTDRAAEYVEHLGTMASVHPSDVQLVGAWAASVEGALLDAGCGPGHWTAFLAEQARDVRGIDAVPTFIDHARQAFPGVPFTTGSIDALDAGPGTFGGVLAWYSLIHHDPGSIRRPLDEFARVLGPGGTLLVGFFVGPVVEAFDHAVVTAWRWPAEALEQELQAAGFDIVETHTRIAATGTPRPHGAVLARRRDSARRG from the coding sequence ATGGGGACGAGCGTCGAGGCCGCGTACACCGACCGGGCGGCGGAGTACGTCGAGCACCTCGGGACGATGGCGTCGGTGCACCCGTCCGACGTGCAGCTCGTCGGCGCCTGGGCCGCATCGGTCGAGGGCGCGCTCCTCGACGCCGGGTGCGGTCCGGGGCACTGGACGGCGTTCCTCGCGGAGCAGGCGCGGGACGTGCGCGGGATCGACGCGGTGCCGACGTTCATCGACCACGCCCGGCAGGCCTTCCCAGGCGTGCCCTTCACGACCGGCAGCATCGATGCCCTCGACGCGGGTCCCGGCACTTTCGGCGGCGTGCTCGCCTGGTACTCCCTGATCCACCACGACCCGGGGTCCATCCGGCGCCCGCTCGACGAGTTCGCGCGGGTCCTGGGGCCGGGCGGGACGCTCCTCGTCGGGTTCTTCGTCGGCCCCGTGGTCGAGGCGTTCGACCACGCCGTCGTGACGGCCTGGCGATGGCCGGCCGAGGCGCTCGAGCAGGAGTTGCAGGCCGCCGGCTTCGACATCGTCGAGACGCACACCCGCATCGCGGCGACCGGGACACCGCGGCCGCACGGGGCGGTCCTCGCCCGTCGCCGAGACTCGGCCCGACGCGGCTGA
- a CDS encoding MFS transporter, with protein sequence MTTTAPTPTTDHTATRMPWAALVALAAIGFLLLSAETMPAGLLPLMAGDLGASEGVIGQFISVWALGTVVVTVPAITLTRGIRRKPLLLASLTCLVLANTVTALSSDVVLSLVSRFVGGAATGVLWGMLAAYGRRISPPTRGGLALAVVSTGAPVGFALGTPLGAWVGGVLDWRWSFIGMSLLGIVLLVLVVLLVPDVAGQAAGGRLPLRRVFLLPGVPVVLVVIVLWMLGHNTIYTYIAPFLRDTGTGLSADLVLLVYGVCSIGGVALTAALIDRHPRGLLWASLGGFVSAAVLLLVGHGSPAVVLGAAVLWGLTFGGASPQLQSALTIAGGSESDLANAFLPVAFNLAISAAGLVGALLLGFSGGLVLAVFMAVLGALALAVTMVCRGTFAARG encoded by the coding sequence GTGACGACCACCGCGCCCACCCCGACGACCGACCACACAGCCACCCGGATGCCCTGGGCGGCGCTGGTCGCCCTCGCTGCGATCGGGTTCCTGCTGCTGTCCGCCGAGACGATGCCCGCCGGACTGCTGCCGCTGATGGCCGGCGACCTGGGCGCCAGCGAGGGCGTCATCGGTCAGTTCATCAGCGTCTGGGCCCTCGGCACCGTCGTCGTCACTGTCCCCGCGATCACCCTGACCCGCGGGATCCGTCGGAAGCCGCTGCTGCTCGCCTCGCTGACCTGCCTGGTGCTCGCGAACACGGTCACGGCACTCTCGTCGGACGTCGTCCTGTCGCTCGTGTCCCGCTTCGTCGGCGGCGCGGCGACGGGTGTCCTGTGGGGGATGCTGGCCGCGTACGGGCGCCGGATCAGCCCGCCGACACGCGGCGGGCTTGCCCTGGCGGTCGTGTCGACCGGCGCACCGGTCGGCTTCGCGCTCGGCACACCACTCGGCGCCTGGGTCGGCGGCGTCCTGGACTGGCGGTGGTCGTTCATCGGCATGTCACTGCTCGGCATCGTCCTGCTGGTCCTCGTCGTGCTGCTCGTGCCCGACGTCGCGGGGCAGGCAGCCGGTGGACGCCTGCCCCTGCGACGGGTGTTCCTGCTGCCCGGGGTCCCGGTCGTCCTGGTCGTCATCGTCCTGTGGATGCTCGGCCACAACACGATCTACACCTACATCGCGCCGTTCCTCCGCGACACCGGGACCGGGCTCTCGGCGGACCTGGTGCTCCTGGTCTACGGCGTCTGCTCGATCGGCGGAGTCGCACTGACGGCAGCGCTGATCGACCGGCACCCGCGGGGGCTGCTCTGGGCGAGCCTCGGCGGGTTCGTGTCCGCCGCGGTGTTGCTCCTCGTCGGACACGGGTCGCCCGCGGTCGTGCTCGGTGCCGCCGTGCTCTGGGGGCTGACCTTCGGTGGAGCGTCGCCGCAGCTGCAGAGCGCCCTGACGATCGCCGGCGGCTCGGAGTCGGACCTCGCCAACGCGTTCCTGCCGGTCGCCTTCAACCTGGCGATCTCCGCCGCGGGCCTGGTCGGAGCGCTGCTCCTGGGGTTCTCGGGTGGGCTGGTCCTCGCGGTGTTCATGGCCGTGCTCGGGGCCCTGGCACTGGCGGTGACGATGGTCTGCCGGGGGACCTTCGCCGCTCGCGGATGA
- a CDS encoding helix-turn-helix transcriptional regulator: MPNENEVRDFLMSRRARITPESVGLPGGPGRRVPGLRRGEVAVLAGVSAEYYARIERGNLTGVTDTVLDAVAQTLRFDDSERAHLFDLARSANTSPVRRGRPTAPASVRPGLRHALEAMHDVVAFVQNTRLDVVAMSDLGRALYSDVIMAGGDQPNFARFAFLHQDLSRRLYPDWEGAADTSVAMLRTAAGRHPDDRALRDLIGELATLSPEFRQKWAAHEVRLHTHGVKTFHHHAVGDVRLHFENLTPGLDDEHSVIVYAAEPGSADAESLQLLASWAATRTTDASGASRAEDVTRGGTR, from the coding sequence ATGCCGAACGAGAACGAGGTGCGGGACTTCCTGATGTCCCGCCGTGCCCGGATCACACCCGAATCGGTCGGCCTGCCGGGTGGACCCGGTCGACGCGTGCCCGGCCTCCGTCGTGGCGAGGTCGCCGTCCTCGCCGGGGTCAGCGCCGAGTACTACGCACGCATCGAACGCGGGAACCTGACCGGCGTCACCGACACGGTGCTCGACGCCGTCGCCCAGACCCTGCGGTTCGACGACTCCGAGCGGGCGCATCTGTTCGACCTGGCCCGGTCGGCGAACACGTCCCCGGTGCGCCGTGGTCGTCCGACGGCTCCGGCCTCCGTCCGCCCGGGCCTCCGCCACGCACTCGAGGCGATGCACGACGTCGTCGCCTTCGTCCAGAACACCCGACTCGACGTCGTCGCGATGAGTGACCTCGGCCGGGCGCTCTACAGCGACGTCATCATGGCCGGTGGCGATCAGCCGAACTTCGCCCGCTTCGCGTTCCTGCACCAGGACCTGTCCCGTCGGCTCTACCCGGACTGGGAAGGAGCGGCGGACACCTCGGTCGCGATGCTGCGGACCGCGGCCGGACGACACCCGGACGACCGCGCCCTGCGGGACCTGATCGGTGAGCTCGCGACCCTCAGTCCGGAGTTCCGGCAGAAGTGGGCGGCGCACGAGGTCCGGCTGCACACCCACGGCGTCAAGACGTTCCACCACCACGCGGTCGGCGACGTCCGGTTGCACTTCGAGAACCTGACGCCCGGGCTCGACGACGAGCACAGCGTCATCGTCTACGCGGCGGAACCGGGCAGTGCGGACGCGGAGTCGTTGCAGCTGTTGGCGAGCTGGGCCGCGACCCGCACGACGGACGCGAGCGGCGCCTCCCGGGCCGAGGACGTGACCCGGGGCGGAACCCGGTGA
- a CDS encoding peptide chain release factor 3, with product MTGPSPADAALAGTIEREADRRRTVAVIAHPDAGKSTLTESLTLAASAIDEAGAVKGKATRRATVSDWMEIERSRGISISSAVVQLDAGGTLINVVDTPGHADFSEDTYRALAAVDCAVMLIDAAKGMEAQTIRLFEVCRTRDIPVIAVVNKWDRPGREALDLLDELEERTGRVPTPVTWPVGEAGNLQGLVDTATETLTTYESTGGGHLPVATERPAAEAAELFGSAWETALEEVELTREVRGLPDQDDFHARVSMPVFFGVATKHLGTVDLLRFLRDTAPPALPRRTEDGAPRPVTEQFAAQVFKVQANMDPAHHDQVAFVRICSGRFDRGMMLTHAQSGRRFNTKHALSVFGRERDTVDVAWPGDVVGLVNATMLHPGDTLYSDEAVEFEPLPRFAPEMFATVAPTDPSTAKKFRKGMQQLAGEGVVQLLESERRTAQAPMVGVIGSLQLEVLTSRLQAEFATAVRVEPLPWTMVRTVTDSDLALLERRRDLEIVTTDRDRYGLFRDQWHLNSVMRELKGLELPAPV from the coding sequence GTGACCGGTCCGTCCCCGGCCGACGCCGCGCTCGCCGGCACGATCGAGCGGGAAGCCGACCGCCGTCGCACCGTCGCCGTCATCGCCCACCCGGACGCCGGCAAGTCGACGCTCACCGAGTCGTTGACCCTGGCGGCCTCGGCCATCGACGAAGCCGGCGCGGTGAAGGGCAAGGCCACCCGCCGTGCGACCGTCTCCGACTGGATGGAGATCGAGCGCAGTCGCGGCATCTCGATCAGCTCCGCGGTCGTCCAGCTCGACGCCGGCGGCACGCTCATCAACGTCGTCGACACCCCGGGTCACGCCGACTTCTCCGAGGACACCTACCGAGCGCTCGCGGCCGTCGACTGCGCGGTCATGCTGATCGACGCCGCGAAGGGCATGGAGGCGCAGACGATCCGCCTGTTCGAGGTCTGCCGCACGCGCGACATCCCGGTGATCGCGGTCGTCAACAAGTGGGACCGCCCGGGCCGCGAAGCCCTCGACCTGCTCGACGAGCTCGAGGAACGCACCGGCCGTGTACCCACCCCGGTCACCTGGCCAGTCGGCGAGGCCGGCAACCTGCAGGGGCTGGTCGACACCGCGACCGAGACCCTGACGACGTACGAGTCCACCGGTGGCGGCCACCTGCCGGTCGCGACCGAGCGCCCCGCGGCCGAAGCTGCCGAGCTCTTCGGCTCTGCGTGGGAGACCGCGCTCGAAGAGGTCGAGCTCACCCGCGAGGTCCGTGGGCTGCCCGACCAGGACGACTTCCACGCCCGGGTCAGCATGCCGGTGTTCTTCGGCGTCGCCACCAAGCACCTCGGCACGGTCGACCTGCTGCGCTTCCTCCGCGACACCGCTCCCCCTGCTCTGCCCCGCCGGACCGAGGACGGCGCTCCCCGCCCGGTCACCGAGCAGTTCGCCGCCCAGGTGTTCAAGGTGCAGGCGAACATGGACCCGGCCCACCACGACCAGGTCGCGTTCGTCCGCATCTGCTCCGGCCGTTTCGACCGCGGGATGATGCTCACCCACGCACAGTCCGGCCGTCGCTTCAACACCAAGCACGCGCTGAGCGTCTTCGGTCGGGAGCGCGACACCGTCGACGTCGCCTGGCCCGGGGACGTCGTCGGTCTGGTGAACGCCACGATGCTGCACCCGGGTGACACGCTCTACAGCGACGAGGCGGTCGAGTTCGAGCCGCTCCCCCGGTTCGCGCCCGAGATGTTCGCAACCGTCGCCCCGACCGACCCCAGCACCGCGAAGAAGTTCCGGAAGGGCATGCAGCAGCTCGCCGGCGAGGGCGTCGTGCAGCTGCTCGAGTCCGAGCGCCGGACCGCGCAGGCCCCGATGGTCGGTGTCATCGGTTCGCTGCAGCTGGAGGTCCTGACCTCGCGTCTGCAGGCCGAGTTCGCCACCGCCGTCCGCGTCGAGCCGCTGCCCTGGACGATGGTCCGCACCGTCACCGACTCCGACCTGGCGCTGCTCGAGCGTCGCCGTGACCTGGAGATCGTCACGACGGACCGCGACCGCTACGGGCTGTTCCGCGACCAGTGGCACCTCAACTCCGTGATGCGCGAGCTCAAGGGGCTGGAGTTGCCGGCGCCGGTCTGA
- a CDS encoding alpha/beta hydrolase fold domain-containing protein: MQPAHRGPPGPLTTGRAPSRVPGTVAPGNARGAPPGNEGELAWGTSSARTRSAGTARPGLRTPGPTLLWLHGGGFFRGTPAQPEAHDVARVLAEQGVTVVTAAYRLAPFPGTGMLRRRPADTQERFQLPLEDVVAAARAVSAASPHGVVLGGASAGACLAAAATLHALDDGAPPVGAVFAYGFFHARHPRDGDPAHRSRGHRRITHAPWALDVANRNHAGTRQALAHRYAFPGGHDLAGFPPTLVVDAERDTMRTSGDRFATELADAGTDVERHVMADSAHAFLNRPGLPAFTTGTALIAEWIGRRPGHG, from the coding sequence GTGCAACCGGCGCATCGAGGTCCGCCCGGTCCTCTGACCACCGGGCGAGCGCCCAGTCGGGTACCCGGTACGGTCGCACCGGGGAATGCCAGGGGAGCACCACCCGGGAACGAGGGGGAACTTGCATGGGGAACGTCGTCGGCGCGGACTCGCTCCGCTGGTACCGCCCGCCCCGGGCTCCGCACCCCCGGCCCGACGCTCCTCTGGCTGCACGGCGGCGGCTTCTTCCGCGGGACCCCCGCGCAACCCGAGGCGCACGACGTCGCCCGCGTCCTCGCCGAGCAGGGCGTCACGGTGGTGACCGCGGCCTACCGCCTGGCACCGTTCCCCGGCACCGGGATGCTCCGGCGCCGACCGGCAGACACGCAGGAGCGCTTCCAGCTGCCACTCGAGGACGTCGTCGCCGCAGCACGAGCGGTCTCGGCCGCGTCGCCGCACGGCGTCGTCCTGGGCGGCGCGAGCGCCGGCGCGTGTCTGGCCGCCGCCGCCACCCTGCACGCGTTGGACGACGGTGCCCCTCCGGTCGGTGCGGTCTTCGCGTACGGCTTCTTCCACGCCCGGCACCCGCGGGACGGTGACCCGGCGCACCGATCACGCGGACACCGCCGCATCACGCACGCACCGTGGGCGCTCGACGTCGCGAACCGGAACCACGCCGGCACGCGGCAGGCGCTCGCACACCGGTACGCGTTCCCGGGCGGCCACGACCTCGCCGGGTTCCCGCCGACGCTCGTCGTGGACGCCGAGCGGGACACGATGCGGACGTCGGGAGACCGCTTCGCCACCGAACTCGCCGACGCGGGTACCGACGTGGAACGCCACGTCATGGCGGACAGTGCGCATGCCTTCCTGAACCGCCCGGGCCTACCGGCCTTCACCACCGGGACCGCCCTGATCGCCGAGTGGATCGGCCGCCGACCCGGCCACGGGTGA
- a CDS encoding YciI family protein, whose product MHYLVNVLDGGPASGTHTTGRASDAEAAAVDDFNERLRAAGRWVFAAGLSEPSRSTVVDDREGAGLVHRGPAVDAPEHVAGFWIWDLPDEDTALRLAHEASRACNRRIEVRPVL is encoded by the coding sequence ATGCACTACCTCGTGAACGTCCTGGACGGCGGGCCCGCATCCGGAACGCACACGACCGGGCGGGCCTCGGACGCGGAGGCAGCGGCGGTCGACGACTTCAACGAACGGCTCCGCGCCGCGGGCCGGTGGGTCTTCGCCGCGGGTCTGTCGGAACCGTCGCGGTCGACCGTCGTCGACGACCGCGAGGGTGCCGGACTCGTGCACCGCGGCCCGGCCGTCGACGCGCCGGAGCACGTCGCCGGGTTCTGGATCTGGGACCTGCCGGACGAGGACACGGCCCTCCGGCTGGCGCACGAGGCTTCACGGGCGTGCAACCGGCGCATCGAGGTCCGCCCGGTCCTCTGA
- a CDS encoding response regulator transcription factor, producing MRVLVVEDEPFLADAIQAGLRLEAVSADVVGNGLDALERLAVNRYDVVVLDRDLPGMHGDEVCARIVASEDGPNVLMLTAATTLGDRVDGLRLGADDYLGKPFDLEELVARLRALNRRSRRRLPPVLERAGIRLDPFRREAYRDDRYLRLSRKEFAVLEVLLRAEGGVVSAEELLEQAWDENANPFTNAIRVTISGLRRRLGDPDPIRTTPGVGYAIAPDARAPSVSEERP from the coding sequence GTGCGCGTACTCGTGGTCGAGGACGAACCGTTCCTCGCGGACGCCATCCAGGCGGGCCTCCGACTCGAGGCGGTCTCGGCCGACGTCGTCGGGAACGGTCTCGACGCCTTGGAACGGCTGGCGGTCAACCGGTACGACGTCGTCGTCCTGGACCGGGACCTGCCCGGCATGCACGGTGACGAGGTCTGCGCCCGGATCGTCGCGTCCGAGGACGGCCCGAACGTCCTCATGCTCACCGCGGCGACGACGTTGGGCGACCGGGTCGACGGCCTCCGGCTCGGTGCGGACGACTACCTCGGCAAACCGTTCGACCTCGAGGAACTCGTCGCGCGCCTCCGTGCCCTGAACCGACGCAGCCGACGACGCCTGCCACCGGTCCTCGAACGGGCCGGGATCCGACTGGACCCGTTCCGGCGCGAGGCGTACCGCGACGACCGGTACCTGCGCTTGTCGCGGAAGGAGTTCGCCGTGCTCGAGGTCCTGCTTCGTGCCGAGGGTGGGGTCGTCAGCGCCGAGGAGCTGCTCGAGCAGGCGTGGGACGAGAACGCGAACCCGTTCACGAACGCCATCCGGGTCACGATCTCGGGCCTCCGGCGACGGCTCGGCGACCCGGACCCGATCCGCACCACGCCCGGGGTCGGCTACGCGATCGCACCCGACGCCCGAGCTCCGTCCGTGTCCGAGGAGCGACCGTGA